From Diprion similis isolate iyDipSimi1 chromosome 5, iyDipSimi1.1, whole genome shotgun sequence, the proteins below share one genomic window:
- the LOC124406331 gene encoding serine-rich adhesin for platelets-like isoform X2 has translation MIGAGVRICSRREITKVQSSFLAGEDAANEDIESAAVSAVLREQDGGITVEEFPRVETEIVRGESSSGDGVVEVEARGRQGGRLEVQGDGITTLDLSVVGDRRPTDSSSDRRRGAARRFSLFHWFRGKGVSEISESNHQSSSSSSSSSSSSSSTVPSGGNKATNERATNQLNVRGKDVESATPNQGSTVDVAAANTVGRNSTLLKCNSLYSSSGSVDTTCSTATVHSFTFLQPGDLIDGVKSPSIQRRRFHRFRDFRKHSSAEDFGTRERRCAGSPCDGNAAVDSLRGEKEERELVDEDLEAGSPGSTPYHYRSLPTSGKTADLAARKTNKVHVRGKRRAPNPPSGCGSAVATVEVRGCTAVHQKTGNTGRRNKRRAPNPPSEAIAKTCVESKKSDFHGAEERPQVISNDTLKLEGGLLLPTRFDLSEKQTFAMNHEVSLDKKASPLVPTTPLQVQAPRPWYKRSNTTLSERDCGSFRREVLKIPTLSKSRGGAEKTGRFSLHHEAQSSNSDSGDTGTFDKSFSRLNHFFGRTTERREQVESSRAQKRGDEKRRSNLSILTNISELDREAAAIVQEEQARNQAVLARSSGLFPDGSGDFERPPSGDIISDMVSSSIDQPQRKGTRALISKFNAISNITKVTVNATFFTKSSNQSGKIDVVRGESVQSGNVNSGNSDRIVTKRLLYDGAEQVNETGVDVSSINFFRRLEAADAAQTRDDIHIGSQRSAPGWEEKIKRYFPERSSADFQGHKIQARKSVALSNKQRLQSTRNDLQGKRTEQKIVTEKYLQPNTVAEQHLSRADLKEMLIEMKHSLPKRPKPKSGAKSVAVSIGNDKVTAQINIGEAQQRSMAVGTSGIQGEGQAVRGVKTLVQDQRSRPMSSTSNHTRSSIAMGKRDQQASSRAGVVPEKTKVSSGVQTSANLRKVGNYTTRELSPVINRVRSSPKLESRKIEDANHTSNGRKSPARGAGLTRTTFQLIRPRDFACIEALKTEKTGAAKESGQNTYMNVIEDSLYANTVISTSKNTSGEPAGDEKTGSRSATEEKINIVKDNKHENVQHYTASVVTQVKISEEPTRPEVTSTTVKNEEDAERPISETNMNTLAINRLLRKLEGAIASGQHQQAAGLAKELAQLKIHCSVVRQRSEKTKESDVINVDMYIEDKLAHQGPIPLQLSVSTTVSELKKKVFAEFEIPVNVQRWIIGKNLADNDDFTLEALKAVDKSSIFLYLVAPDLQNDECTRVEKIVNVKEEITAPIEATVEEQPREIEPIIEEEVEITPQL, from the exons ATGATCGGTGCAGGAGTGAGGATCTGCAGCAGGAGGGAAATAACAAAGGTCCAGTCTTCGTTTCTAGCGGGCGAGGATGCAGCGAACGAGGATATAGAGTCGGCTGCAGTTTCTGCGGTTCTTAGGGAGCAGGACGGCGGTATAACGGTAGAGGAATTTCCCCGAGTCGAAACAGAAATAGTCAGAGGAGAGTCGTCAAGTGGTGACGGCGTCGTAGAAGTAGAAGCGAGAGGACGACAAGGAGGACGTCTGGAAGTGCAGGGAGACGGCATAACGACGTTGGATTTGAGCGTCGTCGGTGATCGTCGGCCGACGGATTCCTCGTCGGATCGTCGTCGTGGTGCGGCTCGAAGGTTTTCGCTGTTTCATTGGTTCCGTGGGAAGGGAGTCAGCGAAATATCCGAGTCCAATCATcagtcgtcgtcatcgtcgtcgtcgtcgtcgtcgtcgtcgtcgtcgacggtACCGAGCGGAGGAAACAAAGCGACGAATGAGCGGGCAACGAACCAGCTTAACGTGAGGGGTAAAGACGTCGAGAGCGCGACTCCGAATCAAGGCTCCACCGTTGACGTAGCGGCCGCAAATACCGTCGGGCGAAATTCGACGCTTCTAAAGTGCAACAGTCTCTATTCGAGTTCCGGTAGCGTCGACACAACCTGCAGCACGGCGACGGTTCACAGTTTCACATTCCTGCAACCAGGTGATCTGATCGACGGCGTTAAATCTCCGTCGATCCAAAGACGACGGTTCCATCGTTTCCGGGATTTCCGGAAGCATTCATCGGCCGAGGATTTTGGCACGCGGGAGAGAAGATGCGCCGGAAGTCCTTGTGACGGTAACGCGGCCGTTGATTCCCTGCGCGGGGAGAAGGAGGAGCGGGAACTCGTCGACGAGGACCTGGAAGCCGGCTCACCCGGAAGCACTCCGTACCACTATCGCAGCCTCCCTACTTCCGGCAAGACTGCCGACCTTGCGGCGCGAAAGACGAACAAGGTTCACGTGCGGGGCAAACGCAGAGCACCAAATCCACCGAGCGGTTGCGGTTCCGCAGTCGCAACAGTCGAGGTTCGTGGCTGTACCGCGGTTCACCAAAAGACGGGAAACACCGGAAGACGGAACAAACGTCGAGCACCGAACCCGCCGTCGGAGGCGATCGCAAAGACATGCGTCGAGTCGAAGAAGAGTGACTTCCACGGCGCCGAAGAGCGGCCGCAGGTGATAAGCAACGATACCCTGAAGCTGGAAGGGGGTCTACTTCTGCCGACGAGGTTCGACCTGAGCGAGAAACAAACCTTCGCCATGAACCACGAGGTCTCGTTAGACAAGAAGGCGTCTCCTCTGGTACCGACGACGCCTCTGCAGGTGCAGGCGCCGAGGCCGTGGTACAAGAGGAGCAACACAACCCTGAGCGAACGTGACTGCGGATCGTTTAGAAGAGAGGTCCTGAAGATACCAACGCTGTCCAAGAGCCGCGGGGGGGCGGAGAAAACGGGTCGTTTCAGCCTCCATCACGAGGCCCAGAGTTCCAACAGCGACTCCGGGGACACTGGTACCTTCGACAAGTCCTTTTCGAGGCTGAACCACTTCTTCGGAAGGACCACGGAACGCAGAGAGCAAGTTGAGTCGTCAAGGGCGCAGAAGAGAGGGGACGAAAAGCGAAGGTCGAACCTGTCCATCCTCACTAACATCAGCGAGTTGGACAGAGAAGCGGCCGCCATTGTGCAGGAGGAGCAAGCCCGGAATCAGGCTGTCCTGGCCAGGTCTTCAGGCTTGTTTCCGGACGGTTCTGGCGACTTCGAGAGGCCACCAAGCGGCGACATAATCTCGGATATGGTCTCCTCGTCCATCGATCAGCCCCAGAGAAAAGGCACTCGTGCACTGATATCGAAGTTCAATGCTATCAGTAACATCACCAAGGTCACGGTGAACGCGACGTTCTTCACGAAGTCCTCGAACCAGTCGGGGAAGATCGATGTCGTCAGAGGTGAATCGGTTCAGAGTGGTAACGTAAACTCCGGGAATAGTGATAGAATCGTGACTAAACGACTCCTTTACGATGGTGCCGAGCAGGTGAACGAAACCGGCGTTGATGTATCGTCGATAAACTTCTTCCGGCGACTTGAGGCCGCCGATGCTGCCCAGACCAGGGACGATATTCACATTGGTTCTCAGCGCTCAGCACCCGGCTGGGAGGAAAAGATAAAACGATATTTTCCTGAGAGATCGAGCGCCGATTTTCAGGGGCATAAAATCCAGGCGAGGAAATCCGTCGCTTTAAGCAACAAGCAGAGGCTGCAATCGACTAGAAACGATCTACAGGGTAAACGTACCgagcaaaaaattgttacgGAAAAATATCTCCAACCGAACACCGTCGCCGAGCAACACTTGTCGCGTGCCGATCTCAAGGAGATGCTGATAGAGATGAAACACTCGTTGCCAAAGAGACCGAAGCCGAAATCAGGGGCGAAATCGGTTGCCGTTTCGATCGGCAATGACAAGGTGACTGCGCAGATAAACATCGGTGAAGCTCAGCAGCGATCGATGGCCGTTGGAACATCGGGTATCCAGGGTGAAGGACAAGCTGTTCGAGGGGTGAAAACGTTGGTGCAGGATCAGCGATCGCGACCGATGTCATCGACTTCTAATCACACGAGATCGTCGATTGCAATGGGAAAACGCGATCAACAAGCTTCGAGTAGGGCTGGAGTAGTTCCGGAGAAGACGAAGGTCTCCTCGGGTGTTCAGACCAGTGCGAATTTGCGAAAAGTTGGAAATTACACAACGCGGGAATTGAGTCCGGTGATTAATCGTGTCAGGAGTTCGCCGAAATTGGAATCCCGGAAGATCGAGGACGCGAATCACACGTCGAATGGACGCAAGAGTCCGGCACGTGGTGCTGGCCTCACTCGAACCACTTTCCAGCTTATAAGGCCCAGGGATTTCGCCTGCATCGAGGCCCTGAAGACCGAAAAAACTGGAGCAGCAAAGGAATCAGGGCAAAACACGTACATGAACGTGATCGAAGACTCCCTTTACGCAAACACGGTCATTAGTACGTCGAAAAACACCTCCGGCGAGCCTGCTGGTGATGAAAAAACCGGAAGCAGGAGTGCAACtgaggagaaaataaatatcgttaAAGATAATAAACACGAGAACGTTCAACACTATACTGCAAGCGTCGTTACGCAGGTCAAGATATCCGAGGAACCAACGCGACCGGAAGTAACCTCGACGACGGTTAAGAACGAAG AAGATGCGGAAAGACCGATATCAGAAACGAACATGAATACTCTGGCGATAAATCGACTGCTGAGGAAATTGGAAGGTGCGATTGCTTCTGGCCAGCACCAGCAGGCAGCTGGACTAGCGAAAGAACTTGCTCAGCTCAAAATTCATTGCTCAGTAGTCCGACAACGGTCCGAAAAGACCAAGGAATCCGACGTCATAAACGTGGATATGTACATAGAAGATAAATTGGCTCATCAGGGTCCGATTCCGCTTCAG CTTTCGGTAAGCACGACCGTTTCTGAGCTGAAGAAGAAGGTGTTCGCGGAATTCGAAATACCAGTGAATGTCCAGCGCTGGATAATCGGAAAGAACTTAGCCGACAACGACGACTTCACTCTGGAAGCATTAAAGGCTGTGGACAAgtcttccatttttttatacctcgtTGCACCAG ACTTGCAAAATGACGAATGCACACGAGTCGAAAAGATAGTCAATGTCAAGGAAGAGATAACGGCACCTATTGAAGCGACTGTTGAAGAACAGCCGCGTGAAATAGAGCCGATCATAGAGGAGGAAGTGGAAATTACACCTCAG ttataa